CACCGTATCCCCGGTGTACCGGAAGACATTTTCTTTCGCTCGGTAGAGCGGTTCGACCATACCGGGACACTGATTGATATTCTGCTGGAACTGCTCTGCTGCAAAATAAGCTACAGCAGTGACTTCCTCGGCATTACCTGCGCTCCGATTGATCTATTCCGGCTGCTAACCAACCGGACGGACGTCACCGATACTCCTTACCGTACGGGCGACCAAATTCTGCAGCTTGAAGTGCTGCGGCGGGCTCTGGATAAATGCCGCGGTACCCCCTCCGGCTTTAAACCCGGCGATATTCCGTCCTGGCGCGGACGCCGCAGCCGGGACAAACAGGACGAGAGTCCAAGCGCTCCGGACTCGTTGTAAGCTTATCAACCAAACGGGCATTGACGTCACCGTCAATGCCCGTTTTCTTCGTCTGCCGGCGGCAAAGGACAACTGCCAAAGCCGTCATGATAATCGCAGGGTTCAATATGAATGACCACATCACAGAGGCCCAGCCGTTCCTCGATTTCCCGTTCCAATTGGTCGCATACGGCATGGGCCTTATCCAGATGCATCTCCTTGTATAAAATCAGGTGCATGTCAATCAGCCGGTAACTGCCTGACCGCCGCGTCCGGAGCCGGTGAAAAGAAATAACCTCCACATGGCGATTGACAATTTCACTGATAATCGCTTCCTCTTCCGGTGGCAGCGCAATATCAGTAAGCTCATGGACACTTTTTTTGGTCATATCGTAACCGGCTTTAAAAACAATGCCGGCCACCGAAAGAGCAATCAGCGGGTCCAGCCAGCTCAGACCCGTCACTTTGATCAAAACCAGACCGATCAGTACACCGACCGAGGTCCAGATATCGGCCCGCAAATGCAAGGCGTCGGCCTCCAGCGCCTGGGATTCGGTCTGATGGGCTACGGCCAGCAGACGGCTGGAAACCCCATAGTTAAGCGCGATAGAAATAACCATAAGCAGAATGCCGTATTCCAGATGCTCCGGTTTGTTATGGGAGTAAAACTTATCCACTGCCTCATAAACAATCCATAAAGCGGCGCCGATGATTAGCAGTGCTTCCACGGCACCGGACAGGTTTTCGAACTTGCCGTGGCCGTAGGCATGATTTTTATCCGGCGGCTGATCGGATTTTCTGACCGCCACATAGGCAACCAGGGAAGCGATTAAATCCACCGCAGAATGGGCAGCCTCGGAAATGATGCTCACCGTACCGGTAATCAAACCTACCGCCAGTTTTAAAACCACTAGCAGCGAGTTGGACAGAATGGATAACAACGCCGTCCTTTTTTTTAGATTTCCCTCCGGGTGACTCTCCTGCACCGCATAGACCTCCCTGAAAAATAATATGACAGATACGCCCGTGAACTTATTAAAAAAGCCTGCGGAATCGTTAGATCCCGCAGGCAATATATCCTGCTGCGTCATGTCTGCCCAGTCGCCGTTAACCGGCCACTTGATCCTGTTCTATAATATTAGCATACCTCTAAAAAGGTGTAAAGACTTGCCAGACTCAGTTAAAACTCAGCCAATCTGGACTACATGACGGACAGGATAACCTTTCTCCTGCAGCCGCGCCGACAGCACGGCAATATCCGGAATGTCCGCCCGAATGACCATCTCAGCCTTGCCTTCCACTAGACTATGGCTAATCATACTGCCGATATTAATCCCCAAATCGGCAAATACGGCCGTAATCTCATGGACGGCGCCCACCTTGTCGGCCATATCCAGCGTAATTCTGGTCTTGCCCTGCGGCAGGCCCATGACATCAACAAAGCATTTAAAGATGTCTGTTTCCGTAATAATCCCGACTGGGGCACCGGCCTCATCTACCACAATAATACCGCCGATCTTGTTGTTGTACATTAAAAGCGCGGCCTCTTCCACGGTAGCGTCGGCCCGTACGGTAATCAACTCTTTTTTCATGACATCTTTTACTTTCATTTTTGCCAGCAGATAATTGATCTCATAAATCGATAAGGAAGTAGCGGCAGACGGGGAAACTTCCCGTAAATCACGGTCGGTAATAATCCCTACCAGTTTTCCGTCGTCCACCACCGGCAAGCGACGGAACTTGTTTTTCCGCATGACATGCGCGGCATCGGCGATATTCGTGCCCGAAGTGATTGTTACAGGATTCGGGGTCATATGATTTGATACAAACATACAGCTCATCTCCCATACACAGGTTTTTACTTCCAAACATCATACACTATCCAGGTACTGCTGTCATACGCATCAGGGCCGGCAGCGACTCCGGTCTACTGCCGGCTTCCGGGCAGGCTAAGACGCAAGAGGAGACGTTAATTACCCGCCGAGATAAGCCTTTCTGACATCCTCACTGGCTGCCAGTTCCTTGGCTGATCCCGATAAAGTAATACGGCCCGTTTCCAATACATATGCTTTGTGGGCAATGGATAATGCCATATGTGCATTCTGTTCGACAAGCAGCACTGTAGTTCCTGTAGAGTTGATCTCCTGGACAATAGAAAATATCTCTTTTACCAGAAGCGGCGCCAGCCCCATGGAAGGCTCATCCAAAAGTAAAAGCCGCGGCCGGCTCATCAGGGCACGCCCCATGGCCAGCATCTGCTGTTCGCCGCCGCTCAGCGTACCGGCCAACTGCGAACGGCGTTCAGCCAAACGGGGAAAACGTTCAAAAATTTTATTCAAATCCTGCTGGATTTCCTTCTTATCGCTGCGGATATAGGCACCCAGCTCCAGATTTTCCATAACACTCATATTGGCAAATACCCGGCGGCCTTCCGGTACCTGGGAAATGCCCAACGAAACGATGTTTTGCGCTGCCATACCACCGATTTCCTTGCCTTCAAACACAATTTTGCCGCTTTTGGGCTTGAGCAAACCGGAAATGGTACGCAAAATGGTACTTTTGCCGGCGCCATTAGCGCCGATCAGGGTGACAATCTCGCCTTCCGTTACTTCCACGCTGATTCCCTTGAGGGCGTGAATGGCACCATAATATACATTAATATTATCAACTGTCAGCATTAGTGCACTTCCTCCCCAAGATAAGCTTCAATAACCTTCGGATTGTTCTTGATCTCCTGCGGCACGCCGTGCGCAATAATGCTGCCGTAATCCAGTACATAAATCCGTTCACAGACATTCATGACCAGACTCATGTCATGCTCAATCAGCAAAATGGTCAAATTGAACTCTTTGCGAATCCAACGGATCATCTCCATCAATTGATGTGTTTCCTGCGGATTCATCCCGGCGGCCGGTTCGTCCAGCAGCAGCAGCTTGGGCTGAGCGGCCAGCGCACGGGCAATTTCCAGACGGCGCTGTTCACCATAAGGAAGATTTTTGGCGATTTCATCCTTCTTGTCGGCCAGTTTAAAGATTTCCAGAAAGCGGGTGGCCTTTTCCTCAATTTCCTTCTCTTCATTGTGATAGCGGCCAAACCGGAGCACCGACTCGACCAAGCCATACTTAACATGAAAATGATAGGCGATTTTTACATTATCCAGCACCGACAGATTGGAAAAGAGACGAATATTCTGGAAGGTCCGGGCAATTCCGCGTTGTGTGATCTGAAATGGTTTCAAACCGACTACACTTTTCCCGTCAAAGGTAATTTCGCCATCGGTCGGTTCATATACACCGGTTAAGAGGTTAAACGCCGTCGTCTTGCCCGCGCCGTTCGGCCCGATTAAGCCAATCAATTCGCCGTCATTGATTTCTACATCAAAATTCGATACGGCACGCAAGCCGCCGA
The window above is part of the Propionispora vibrioides genome. Proteins encoded here:
- a CDS encoding cation diffusion facilitator family transporter, whose amino-acid sequence is MQESHPEGNLKKRTALLSILSNSLLVVLKLAVGLITGTVSIISEAAHSAVDLIASLVAYVAVRKSDQPPDKNHAYGHGKFENLSGAVEALLIIGAALWIVYEAVDKFYSHNKPEHLEYGILLMVISIALNYGVSSRLLAVAHQTESQALEADALHLRADIWTSVGVLIGLVLIKVTGLSWLDPLIALSVAGIVFKAGYDMTKKSVHELTDIALPPEEEAIISEIVNRHVEVISFHRLRTRRSGSYRLIDMHLILYKEMHLDKAHAVCDQLEREIEERLGLCDVVIHIEPCDYHDGFGSCPLPPADEENGH
- a CDS encoding CBS domain-containing protein translates to MFVSNHMTPNPVTITSGTNIADAAHVMRKNKFRRLPVVDDGKLVGIITDRDLREVSPSAATSLSIYEINYLLAKMKVKDVMKKELITVRADATVEEAALLMYNNKIGGIIVVDEAGAPVGIITETDIFKCFVDVMGLPQGKTRITLDMADKVGAVHEITAVFADLGINIGSMISHSLVEGKAEMVIRADIPDIAVLSARLQEKGYPVRHVVQIG
- a CDS encoding ABC transporter ATP-binding protein, which gives rise to MLTVDNINVYYGAIHALKGISVEVTEGEIVTLIGANGAGKSTILRTISGLLKPKSGKIVFEGKEIGGMAAQNIVSLGISQVPEGRRVFANMSVMENLELGAYIRSDKKEIQQDLNKIFERFPRLAERRSQLAGTLSGGEQQMLAMGRALMSRPRLLLLDEPSMGLAPLLVKEIFSIVQEINSTGTTVLLVEQNAHMALSIAHKAYVLETGRITLSGSAKELAASEDVRKAYLGG
- a CDS encoding ABC transporter ATP-binding protein, translated to MTLLKASNLSKVFGGLRAVSNFDVEINDGELIGLIGPNGAGKTTAFNLLTGVYEPTDGEITFDGKSVVGLKPFQITQRGIARTFQNIRLFSNLSVLDNVKIAYHFHVKYGLVESVLRFGRYHNEEKEIEEKATRFLEIFKLADKKDEIAKNLPYGEQRRLEIARALAAQPKLLLLDEPAAGMNPQETHQLMEMIRWIRKEFNLTILLIEHDMSLVMNVCERIYVLDYGSIIAHGVPQEIKNNPKVIEAYLGEEVH